The proteins below are encoded in one region of Xenopus laevis strain J_2021 chromosome 8L, Xenopus_laevis_v10.1, whole genome shotgun sequence:
- the pqbp1.L gene encoding uncharacterized protein LOC496143 isoform X1 yields the protein MIGVWGGSPRMPLPLALQARLAKRGILQHVDSEPAEEIIAEDYDDDHVDYEATRIEFLPPSWYKVFDPICGLPYYWNVETDLVTWLSPNDPSAVITKAASKQKEPEEKVEQEEVLMKERRFSRRDEAAPYPKSKKGRKEEELDPMDPSAYSDAPRGTWSTGLPKRNEAKTGADSTAAGPLFQQRPYPSPGAVLRANAEASHNKQLE from the exons ATGATTGGGGTCTGGG GTGGGTCACCCAGGATGCCTCTTCCATTAGCGCTTCAGGCTCGGCTGGCAAAGAGGGGGATTCTGCAGCATGTGGATTCAG AGCCGGCAGAGGAGATCATCGCAGAGGATTATGATGACGACCATGTGGATTATGAAGCGACACGTATAGAGTTCCTGCCTCCCAGTTGGTACAAAGTGTTTGATCCTATTTG TGGGCTGCCTTATTACTGGAATGTGGAGACCGACCTGGTCACCTGGCTCTCCCCCAATGACCCAAGTGCAGTCATTACAAAGGCTGCCTCCAAGCAGAAAG AACCAGAGGAAAAGGTGGAGCAGGAGGAGGTGCTTATGAAGGAAAGGAGGTTTTCTCGGCGGGATGAAGCGGCTCCatatccaaaatccaaaaaag GGAGAAAAGAAGAGGAACTGGATCCCATGGACCCAAGTGCTTATTCCGATGCCCCTCG GGGGACATGGTCCACTGGGCTGCCCAAGAGAAACGAGGCCAAGACTGGTGCTGACAGCACAGCTGCAGGGCCCCTATTCCAACAACGACCATATCCCAGCCCAGGGGCCGTCCTGAGGGCCAATGCAGAGGCTTCACACAATAAACAGCTGGAATAG
- the XB22062963.L gene encoding caM kinase-like vesicle-associated protein isoform X2, whose amino-acid sequence MPFGCISGRNEKTYNCFSDITDKYEIGQLLCAKEFCEICLAREIQTDRLFICKKFLKKDGRKVRRAAKNEILILKMVNHPNILQLIDTFETKKEFYIIQELATGGDVFDWILEQGYYSEKDASNVIRQVLEAVSYLHSLHIVHRNLKLENLVYYNQKNHSKVVLRDFYLSCFESAEITEPCGTPEYLAPEVVSRHRYGRPVDCWAVGVVMYILLSGNPPFYDENEEENSENHNRKIFRKILAGEYEFDSPYWDVISAPAKDLVSRLMEIDQEQRITAQDALSHTWISGNAASERNLKEGVCAQIEKNFAKAKWRKAIRVTTFMQRLRAPEGASGRLPVTPRSSMSVSHEVMVEASSSSHTPSPHSSCRDITDPNRRSDPCDSLEPQIEHPKQGAP is encoded by the exons ATGCCGTTTGGGTGCATCAGTGGCAGGAATGAGAAAACCTACAACTGCTTCTCTGACATCACAGACAAATATGAGATTGGGCAGCTTCTGTGCGC GAAGGAATTTTGTGAGATCTGCCTTGCGCGGGAGATACAGACCGACCGGCTCTTCATCTGCAAGAAATTCCTCAAGAAAGACGGACGCAAGGTGCGCAGAGCTGCCAAGAACGAGATCCTGATCCTGAAAAT GGTGAATCACCCCAACATTTTGCAGCTGATTGACACATTTGAAACCAAGAAAGAATTCTACATCATTCAAGAACT GGCCACAGGCGGAGATGTATTTGACTGGATTCTGGAGCAGGGATATTACTCTGAGAAAGATGCCAGTAATGTCATCCGGCAAGTCCTAGAAGCTGTATCCTACTTGCACAGCCTGCATATTGTGCACCGAAATCTCAAG CTGGAGAATCTGGTGTATTATAATCAGAAAAATCACTCCAAGGTGGTTCTGCGAGATTTCTATTTGTCATGCTTTGAAAGTGCGGAAATCACAGAGCCTTGTGGGACCCCCGAGTACCTGG CCCCAGAGGTGGTATCGAGACATAGATACGGGCGCCCGGTGGACTGCTGGGCAGTTGGAGTTGTGATGTACATCCT CCTCTCAGGAAACCCCCCCTTTTATGATGAGAATGAGGAAGAAAACAGTGAGAATCACAACAGGAAAATCTTCCGCAAGATTCTGGCTGGGGAGTATGAATTTGATTCCCCCTACTGGGACGTCATCTCTGCCCCAG CAAAGGACCTTGTGTCCCGGCTGATGGAGATCGATCAGGAGCAGCGAATCACAGCACAGGATGCCCTCAGCCACACCTG GATTTCAGGGAATGCAGCATCAGAACGGAACCTGAAGGAGGGAGTCTGTGCCCAGATTGAGAAGAACTTTGCCAAAGCCAAGTGGAGA AAAGCCATACGTGTTACCACCTTCATGCAGCGTCTCAGAGCCCCAGAAGGTGCCAGCGGCCGTCTCCCGGTCACCCCCCGTTCCTCCATGAGCGTGTCCCACGAGGTGATGGTGGAAGCCAGCTCTTCTTCCCACACCCCTTCCCCTCACTCATCCTGCAGAGATATCACTGATCCAAACCGTCGCTCTGACCCATGTGACAGTTTGGAGCCCCAGATTGAGCATCCAAAGCAGGGGGCGCCCTAA
- the XB22062963.L gene encoding caM kinase-like vesicle-associated protein isoform X1, which translates to MRLVFFFGFSVCIVLGSVFVYYQPDHDAAMPFGCISGRNEKTYNCFSDITDKYEIGQLLCAKEFCEICLAREIQTDRLFICKKFLKKDGRKVRRAAKNEILILKMVNHPNILQLIDTFETKKEFYIIQELATGGDVFDWILEQGYYSEKDASNVIRQVLEAVSYLHSLHIVHRNLKLENLVYYNQKNHSKVVLRDFYLSCFESAEITEPCGTPEYLAPEVVSRHRYGRPVDCWAVGVVMYILLSGNPPFYDENEEENSENHNRKIFRKILAGEYEFDSPYWDVISAPAKDLVSRLMEIDQEQRITAQDALSHTWISGNAASERNLKEGVCAQIEKNFAKAKWRKAIRVTTFMQRLRAPEGASGRLPVTPRSSMSVSHEVMVEASSSSHTPSPHSSCRDITDPNRRSDPCDSLEPQIEHPKQGAP; encoded by the exons ATGAGGCTGGTGTTTTTCTTTGGTTTCTCAGTGTGTATAGTGCTGGGCTCTGTCTTTGTCTATTACCAGCCTGACCACG ACGCTGCCATGCCGTTTGGGTGCATCAGTGGCAGGAATGAGAAAACCTACAACTGCTTCTCTGACATCACAGACAAATATGAGATTGGGCAGCTTCTGTGCGC GAAGGAATTTTGTGAGATCTGCCTTGCGCGGGAGATACAGACCGACCGGCTCTTCATCTGCAAGAAATTCCTCAAGAAAGACGGACGCAAGGTGCGCAGAGCTGCCAAGAACGAGATCCTGATCCTGAAAAT GGTGAATCACCCCAACATTTTGCAGCTGATTGACACATTTGAAACCAAGAAAGAATTCTACATCATTCAAGAACT GGCCACAGGCGGAGATGTATTTGACTGGATTCTGGAGCAGGGATATTACTCTGAGAAAGATGCCAGTAATGTCATCCGGCAAGTCCTAGAAGCTGTATCCTACTTGCACAGCCTGCATATTGTGCACCGAAATCTCAAG CTGGAGAATCTGGTGTATTATAATCAGAAAAATCACTCCAAGGTGGTTCTGCGAGATTTCTATTTGTCATGCTTTGAAAGTGCGGAAATCACAGAGCCTTGTGGGACCCCCGAGTACCTGG CCCCAGAGGTGGTATCGAGACATAGATACGGGCGCCCGGTGGACTGCTGGGCAGTTGGAGTTGTGATGTACATCCT CCTCTCAGGAAACCCCCCCTTTTATGATGAGAATGAGGAAGAAAACAGTGAGAATCACAACAGGAAAATCTTCCGCAAGATTCTGGCTGGGGAGTATGAATTTGATTCCCCCTACTGGGACGTCATCTCTGCCCCAG CAAAGGACCTTGTGTCCCGGCTGATGGAGATCGATCAGGAGCAGCGAATCACAGCACAGGATGCCCTCAGCCACACCTG GATTTCAGGGAATGCAGCATCAGAACGGAACCTGAAGGAGGGAGTCTGTGCCCAGATTGAGAAGAACTTTGCCAAAGCCAAGTGGAGA AAAGCCATACGTGTTACCACCTTCATGCAGCGTCTCAGAGCCCCAGAAGGTGCCAGCGGCCGTCTCCCGGTCACCCCCCGTTCCTCCATGAGCGTGTCCCACGAGGTGATGGTGGAAGCCAGCTCTTCTTCCCACACCCCTTCCCCTCACTCATCCTGCAGAGATATCACTGATCCAAACCGTCGCTCTGACCCATGTGACAGTTTGGAGCCCCAGATTGAGCATCCAAAGCAGGGGGCGCCCTAA
- the pqbp1.L gene encoding uncharacterized protein LOC496143 produces the protein MPLPLALQARLAKRGILQHVDSEPAEEIIAEDYDDDHVDYEATRIEFLPPSWYKVFDPICGLPYYWNVETDLVTWLSPNDPSAVITKAASKQKEPEEKVEQEEVLMKERRFSRRDEAAPYPKSKKGRKEEELDPMDPSAYSDAPRGTWSTGLPKRNEAKTGADSTAAGPLFQQRPYPSPGAVLRANAEASHNKQLE, from the exons ATGCCTCTTCCATTAGCGCTTCAGGCTCGGCTGGCAAAGAGGGGGATTCTGCAGCATGTGGATTCAG AGCCGGCAGAGGAGATCATCGCAGAGGATTATGATGACGACCATGTGGATTATGAAGCGACACGTATAGAGTTCCTGCCTCCCAGTTGGTACAAAGTGTTTGATCCTATTTG TGGGCTGCCTTATTACTGGAATGTGGAGACCGACCTGGTCACCTGGCTCTCCCCCAATGACCCAAGTGCAGTCATTACAAAGGCTGCCTCCAAGCAGAAAG AACCAGAGGAAAAGGTGGAGCAGGAGGAGGTGCTTATGAAGGAAAGGAGGTTTTCTCGGCGGGATGAAGCGGCTCCatatccaaaatccaaaaaag GGAGAAAAGAAGAGGAACTGGATCCCATGGACCCAAGTGCTTATTCCGATGCCCCTCG GGGGACATGGTCCACTGGGCTGCCCAAGAGAAACGAGGCCAAGACTGGTGCTGACAGCACAGCTGCAGGGCCCCTATTCCAACAACGACCATATCCCAGCCCAGGGGCCGTCCTGAGGGCCAATGCAGAGGCTTCACACAATAAACAGCTGGAATAG